From a region of the Thermodesulfobacteriota bacterium genome:
- a CDS encoding universal stress protein translates to MSYRKILIPLDGSELAEAAVDAALPLASAFDSELLLLGVLDLTAGMYDVYSEAFSPVDLRAQLEKFIETALEKARGRVEAQGIAVRTFLEVGVPHEEIARVAQEHGADLIAMTSHGRKGLSHLLLGSVTEKVFRTAPCPVLVVRPQEKAAP, encoded by the coding sequence ATGAGCTACCGGAAGATCCTCATCCCCCTCGACGGCTCGGAGCTGGCCGAAGCGGCCGTGGACGCGGCCTTGCCCCTGGCCAGCGCCTTCGACTCGGAGCTGCTCCTCCTGGGCGTGCTGGACCTCACCGCCGGCATGTACGACGTGTACTCCGAGGCCTTCAGCCCGGTGGACCTGCGGGCGCAGCTCGAAAAATTCATCGAGACCGCGCTGGAGAAGGCCCGGGGGCGGGTAGAGGCCCAGGGCATCGCGGTGCGCACCTTCCTGGAGGTGGGGGTCCCCCATGAGGAAATCGCAAGGGTTGCCCAGGAACACGGCGCGGATCTCATCGCCATGACATCCCACGGCCGCAAGGGGCTCAGCCACCTGCTTCTGGGCAGCGTGACCGAGAAGGTGTTTCGCACCGCCCCTTGCCCCGTCCTCGTGGTGCGGCCGCAGGAGAAGGCGGCCCCTTGA
- the amrS gene encoding AmmeMemoRadiSam system radical SAM enzyme has protein sequence MVTSADPCERDALLWESRGEGVVQCALCAHGCRIPEGAAGLCGVRQNRGGTLRTLVYGRLVARNVDPVEKKPFFHVRPGSLSYSVATAGCNFRCAHCQNYEISQVQRDRDAIPGRFVPPEAVVAAALETGCASVAYTYTEPTVFFEYALDCMKLARKAGLLNLFVTNGYESPACVEAAVPYLDAANVDLKAMTDSFYRKVCGARLDPVLRTIRELWQRGVWVEVTTLVIPHHNDAPEELREAARFLASVSCDLPWHVTGFHPTYRLTTEPPTAPSSLEAARRIGVEEGLRYVYSGNRPGRGGEQTRCPSCGRTVIGRQGFAVTENSLTLAGRCPGCSQAIAGLALGGGT, from the coding sequence ATGGTGACATCGGCCGACCCCTGCGAGCGCGATGCCCTGTTGTGGGAATCCCGCGGGGAAGGGGTGGTGCAGTGCGCCCTGTGCGCCCACGGCTGCCGCATCCCCGAGGGGGCAGCGGGGCTTTGTGGCGTGCGGCAAAACCGGGGGGGCACGCTGCGCACCCTGGTGTACGGGCGCCTCGTGGCCCGCAATGTGGACCCGGTGGAGAAGAAGCCCTTCTTCCACGTGCGGCCGGGGTCGCTGTCCTACTCCGTCGCCACCGCCGGCTGCAACTTTCGCTGCGCCCACTGCCAGAACTACGAGATCAGCCAGGTCCAGAGGGACCGGGATGCGATCCCGGGCCGGTTCGTTCCCCCGGAAGCGGTGGTGGCCGCCGCCCTCGAAACCGGGTGCGCCAGCGTGGCCTATACCTACACCGAACCCACGGTCTTCTTCGAGTACGCCCTCGACTGCATGAAGCTCGCCCGCAAGGCGGGGCTCCTCAACCTGTTCGTGACCAACGGCTACGAGAGCCCCGCGTGCGTGGAGGCCGCGGTCCCGTACCTGGACGCGGCCAACGTGGACCTCAAGGCCATGACGGACAGCTTCTACCGCAAGGTCTGCGGCGCCCGCCTGGACCCGGTGTTGCGCACCATCCGGGAGCTCTGGCAACGGGGGGTGTGGGTGGAGGTGACGACGCTGGTGATCCCCCACCACAACGACGCGCCCGAGGAGTTGCGCGAGGCGGCGCGGTTTCTGGCCTCGGTGAGTTGCGACCTTCCCTGGCACGTGACCGGCTTCCACCCCACCTACCGCCTCACCACCGAACCGCCCACGGCGCCCTCTTCCCTGGAGGCGGCCCGCCGCATCGGCGTGGAAGAGGGCCTGCGCTACGTGTACTCGGGCAACCGCCCCGGCAGAGGCGGAGAGCAGACCCGCTGCCCCTCCTGCGGGCGCACGGTTATCGGGCGCCAGGGGTTTGCCGTGACCGAGAACAGCCTCACCCTCGCCGGCCGCTGCCCCGGGTGCTCCCAGGCCATCGCCGGCCTCGCCTTGGGAGGTGGAACATGA
- a CDS encoding MTH1187 family thiamine-binding protein has protein sequence MAILEISVVPLGTESPSLSRHLAGLPGILSASGLRYQIHPMGTVAEGSVPDLLALAARLHEAGFTGGARRVSTHMVLDDRRDLDRPMEEKVRSLERAARKGQP, from the coding sequence GTGGCCATCCTCGAGATCAGCGTCGTCCCCCTGGGGACCGAATCCCCCAGTTTGAGCCGCCATCTGGCGGGCCTCCCCGGCATTCTGTCTGCCAGCGGGCTGCGCTATCAGATCCACCCCATGGGGACGGTGGCGGAGGGGTCCGTGCCCGACCTCCTGGCCCTGGCTGCGCGCCTGCACGAGGCCGGCTTCACCGGCGGCGCGCGCCGGGTCTCGACCCACATGGTGCTCGACGACCGGCGCGACCTCGACCGACCCATGGAGGAGAAGGTGCGCAGCCTGGAGCGGGCTGCCCGGAAGGGGCAGCCGTGA
- a CDS encoding PilZ domain-containing protein, with product MGEHRRAPRLDSLNILHFQLLGPGAPYAARGMGRTLNVSEVGLLLEVYEPLHTGQEVLVTLGLGEDLVDLRGKVVYEKQQGENAHHAGIEFLEMDDRGRATLSRYLLAFRESSG from the coding sequence ATGGGCGAGCATCGAAGGGCTCCGCGTCTGGACAGCCTCAACATCCTCCACTTCCAGCTCCTGGGTCCCGGCGCGCCCTACGCCGCCCGCGGCATGGGGCGCACCCTCAACGTGAGCGAGGTGGGGCTCCTCCTGGAGGTCTACGAGCCGCTCCACACGGGCCAGGAGGTGCTCGTCACCCTCGGACTCGGGGAAGACCTGGTCGACCTCCGGGGAAAGGTGGTCTACGAGAAGCAGCAAGGGGAAAACGCCCACCACGCGGGCATCGAGTTCCTGGAGATGGACGATCGGGGCAGGGCCACCCTGAGCCGTTACCTCCTGGCCTTCCGGGAATCCTCGGGCTGA
- a CDS encoding fumarylacetoacetate hydrolase family protein, whose translation MRVIRFQDAQGQTRLGVPEGAGTAEALEGDLFTGLVRSGARVEVRRLLPPVFPVNIFCVGLNYRAHAAETGAAIPADPVLFMKPTTAVIGPGEPIPLPACSRGPEVDYECELAVVIGVRGRDIPEERALEHVLGYTAANDVSARRWQKHSGGQWVRGKSFDGFCPLGPALVTRDEIPDPQGLRLRTLLNGRTMQEGSTADMIFSVARLVSFLSQDTTLLPGTVILTGTPPGVGFARTPPVFLQAGDEVIVEVEGIGALANPVRQGAQEPLGSGR comes from the coding sequence GTGCGCGTGATCCGATTCCAGGACGCCCAGGGGCAGACCCGCCTGGGGGTGCCCGAGGGGGCCGGGACCGCGGAGGCCCTGGAGGGGGATCTCTTCACGGGGCTCGTCCGCAGCGGGGCCCGAGTCGAGGTCCGCCGGCTTCTCCCGCCGGTGTTCCCGGTCAACATCTTTTGCGTGGGCCTCAACTACCGGGCCCACGCGGCCGAGACCGGGGCGGCCATCCCCGCGGACCCGGTGCTCTTCATGAAGCCCACGACGGCGGTCATCGGCCCGGGCGAACCGATCCCCCTGCCGGCGTGCAGCCGGGGACCCGAGGTGGACTACGAGTGCGAACTCGCGGTGGTCATCGGGGTGCGGGGCCGCGACATCCCCGAGGAAAGGGCCCTGGAGCACGTGCTGGGGTATACCGCTGCCAACGACGTCTCGGCCCGGCGGTGGCAGAAACACAGCGGGGGACAGTGGGTGCGGGGGAAGAGCTTCGACGGGTTCTGCCCCCTGGGCCCCGCGCTGGTGACCCGGGACGAGATACCCGATCCCCAGGGGCTGCGCCTGCGCACGCTCCTCAACGGCCGGACCATGCAGGAGGGCTCCACCGCCGACATGATCTTTTCGGTCGCCCGGCTGGTGAGCTTTCTGAGCCAGGACACGACCCTTCTTCCGGGAACGGTGATCCTCACGGGCACGCCGCCCGGGGTGGGTTTCGCCCGCACGCCCCCGGTGTTTCTCCAGGCGGGCGACGAAGTGATCGTAGAGGTGGAGGGAATCGGCGCCCTCGCCAATCCGGTGCGCCAAGGCGCTCAAGAACCCCTCGGCTCCGGCCGATAG
- a CDS encoding cupredoxin domain-containing protein, whose amino-acid sequence MLRKPLAAPAAARIAALGTLLALAACGGPGRLLEVGPQQKEVHITASSFSFEPSHIVARAGSTLVLRIQNASGSVHNFTITDPGGRVLRSVDLEPRQAQQVEVALPDAGVYPFYCAKTLHPSLGMKGRIEAR is encoded by the coding sequence ATGCTTCGCAAGCCCCTGGCCGCACCGGCGGCTGCCCGGATCGCCGCTCTCGGTACCCTGCTCGCCCTGGCCGCCTGCGGGGGGCCCGGCCGGCTGCTGGAGGTCGGCCCCCAGCAGAAGGAGGTGCACATCACGGCGAGCAGCTTCTCCTTCGAGCCCTCCCACATCGTCGCTCGCGCGGGAAGCACCTTGGTGCTGCGCATCCAGAACGCCTCGGGCTCCGTCCACAACTTCACGATCACCGACCCCGGCGGCAGGGTGCTGCGCAGCGTGGACCTGGAGCCGCGCCAGGCGCAGCAGGTGGAGGTCGCCCTGCCCGACGCCGGGGTGTACCCCTTCTACTGCGCCAAGACCCTGCACCCCTCCCTGGGCATGAAGGGCCGCATTGAGGCCCGGTAG
- the sbtM gene encoding thio(seleno)oxazole modification radical SAM maturase SbtM: MTKPTLSESCGPPEAPESHVRPFPLCRSLLGEDRWVELEAACARDFGGLTLSRAIPRLGSRLGLPEFLAELVSLEETLGALRSARSPLPVPAQRTANPSLVAREVRWRGLADLLQGSPAAAPRPGDAVVLAWRTPGEGGERLREATPADLLALKIVAEELDVRRVAQETGVSPGDLEDLLRGAEAQGLILAPPSGLRRDPGAFPRGEERFLTAATFTLQWHVTQACDLRCAHCYDRSERAPLGLDQGLRVLDELFDFCRERHVSGQVTFSGGNPLLHPDFLRLYGGAWERGFVAGILGNPAPRQRIEELVAVARPDFFQVSLEGLEEHNDRIRGPGHFERTLEFLDALGDLGVYSMVMLTLTRENMDQVLPLGEVLRGRTGVLHFNRLSPVGEGARLALPEPGAYADFLEAYLEAAARNPVLGIKDNLFNPLLRARGRAPFGGCTGHGCGAAFNFLSLLADGEVHACRKFPSPVGDVREQALGAIYDSPRAAQYRAGCLECRECDLRAACGGCLASASGQGLDPFSRRDPFCSRDPVSPQPFPPARLDPGFALQRVHPHDPGENPAALAPGRSSG, from the coding sequence ATGACGAAGCCGACGTTGTCCGAGTCCTGCGGGCCCCCCGAGGCCCCCGAGTCCCATGTTCGCCCGTTCCCCCTCTGCCGGAGCCTCCTGGGCGAGGACCGGTGGGTGGAGCTCGAAGCGGCCTGCGCTCGGGACTTCGGCGGCCTGACCCTTTCCCGCGCGATCCCCCGCCTCGGCAGCCGGCTCGGCCTGCCCGAGTTCCTGGCCGAGCTGGTGAGTCTGGAGGAGACCCTGGGCGCGCTTCGCTCGGCGCGCTCCCCCCTCCCCGTGCCGGCGCAGCGCACGGCGAATCCCAGCCTGGTGGCCCGGGAGGTTCGGTGGCGGGGCCTTGCGGACCTGCTCCAGGGCTCGCCCGCCGCGGCGCCTCGCCCGGGAGACGCCGTGGTGCTGGCGTGGCGCACCCCCGGCGAGGGGGGGGAGCGGCTGCGGGAGGCGACGCCCGCCGACCTCCTCGCCCTCAAGATCGTGGCCGAAGAGCTGGACGTGCGCCGCGTGGCACAGGAAACGGGCGTATCCCCCGGCGACCTGGAGGATCTGCTCCGGGGGGCGGAGGCGCAGGGGCTGATCCTGGCCCCTCCCTCGGGGCTGCGCCGCGACCCCGGTGCGTTTCCCCGAGGGGAAGAGCGGTTCCTGACGGCCGCGACCTTCACCCTCCAGTGGCACGTGACCCAGGCCTGCGATCTGCGCTGCGCCCACTGCTACGACCGCTCCGAGCGGGCGCCCCTGGGCCTGGACCAGGGCCTTCGGGTCCTGGACGAGCTCTTCGACTTCTGCCGGGAACGCCACGTGAGCGGGCAGGTGACCTTTTCCGGCGGGAACCCCCTGCTCCACCCCGACTTCCTCCGCCTCTACGGGGGGGCCTGGGAGCGGGGGTTCGTGGCCGGCATCCTGGGAAACCCGGCTCCCCGGCAGCGGATCGAAGAGCTCGTGGCGGTGGCGCGCCCGGACTTCTTCCAGGTGAGCCTCGAGGGTCTGGAGGAGCACAACGATCGGATTCGCGGCCCGGGGCACTTCGAGCGGACCCTGGAGTTCCTCGATGCCCTGGGGGACCTGGGGGTCTACTCCATGGTCATGCTCACCCTCACCCGGGAGAACATGGACCAGGTCCTTCCCCTGGGGGAGGTGCTGCGGGGACGGACCGGGGTGCTGCACTTCAACCGGCTCTCCCCGGTAGGGGAGGGCGCCCGGCTGGCCCTGCCGGAGCCCGGGGCGTACGCGGACTTCCTCGAAGCCTACCTGGAAGCCGCGGCGCGAAACCCCGTGCTGGGCATCAAGGACAACCTCTTCAACCCCCTCCTGCGGGCCCGGGGCAGAGCGCCTTTCGGTGGCTGCACGGGGCACGGTTGCGGAGCGGCCTTCAACTTCCTGTCGCTGCTCGCCGACGGGGAAGTCCACGCCTGCCGGAAATTTCCCTCGCCCGTAGGCGACGTGCGCGAACAGGCCCTGGGTGCCATCTACGACTCGCCCCGGGCGGCCCAGTACCGCGCCGGTTGCCTCGAGTGCCGGGAGTGCGACCTGCGGGCGGCCTGCGGGGGGTGCCTGGCGTCGGCGAGCGGCCAGGGCCTGGACCCCTTCTCCCGGCGGGACCCCTTCTGCTCCCGCGACCCGGTCTCCCCCCAGCCCTTTCCCCCTGCGCGCCTGGACCCGGGGTTCGCTCTCCAGCGGGTCCACCCGCACGATCCGGGAGAGAACCCCGCCGCGCTGGCACCCGGGCGGTCGAGTGGGTAG
- the sbtA gene encoding SbtA family thio(seleno)oxazole RiPP natural product precursor: MNKELRRILAGASIATLVAGAGIAGLGCAKRAHGS, encoded by the coding sequence GTGAACAAGGAACTGCGGAGGATCCTGGCAGGCGCGAGCATCGCGACGCTCGTGGCCGGCGCCGGGATCGCGGGACTCGGGTGCGCCAAGCGCGCCCACGGCAGCTGA
- a CDS encoding cobyric acid synthase, whose protein sequence is MAKVLMLQGTGSDVGKSVLAAGLCRLLRQDGVRVAPFKPQNMALNSFITAEGGEMGRAQVVQAEAAGVAPHVDMNPVLLKPTTDVGAQVILQGKVHGNMKALEYHAFKKVARETVFDSFRRLARRFDVIVAEGAGSPAEINLREGDIANMGFALEVGCPVLLVGDIDKGGVFASLVGTLELIAPEEAALVRGFVINKFRGDASLLEPAFAAITARTGKPFLGTVPYFRDIFLQEEDGIHRDVVRARAGGDRVRVAVVVPNRISNFTDFDPFLGEPGVTLEFVRAGERLGRADIVILPGSKNTVDDLEALRRSGLADEILENRRRGAIVVGLCGGYQMLGRWVRDPHGVESLRREARGLELLDVETVMEKEKVTAQAQARVLPGALPWFEDAEPLTGYEIHMGRTVLGARSRPLLRVERRGDEQSHEDGALSADGRVLGTYLHGIFDNDAFRRALLDLYREPAAAGPSFAARKEEGYDRLAALLRECVDVAALYRILEGGPEV, encoded by the coding sequence ATGGCCAAGGTCCTCATGCTCCAGGGCACGGGCTCCGACGTGGGCAAGAGCGTGCTCGCCGCCGGACTCTGCCGCCTGCTGCGCCAGGACGGGGTGCGGGTGGCGCCCTTCAAGCCCCAGAACATGGCGCTCAACTCCTTCATCACGGCCGAGGGCGGCGAGATGGGGCGCGCCCAGGTGGTGCAGGCCGAGGCCGCGGGGGTGGCTCCCCACGTGGACATGAACCCGGTGCTCCTCAAGCCCACCACCGACGTGGGCGCCCAGGTGATCCTCCAGGGCAAGGTCCACGGGAACATGAAGGCCCTGGAATACCATGCCTTCAAGAAGGTGGCCCGGGAGACCGTGTTCGATAGCTTCCGGCGCCTGGCGCGGCGCTTCGACGTGATCGTGGCGGAGGGGGCCGGGAGCCCGGCCGAGATCAACCTGCGGGAGGGGGACATCGCCAACATGGGGTTTGCCCTGGAGGTGGGGTGCCCCGTTCTCCTGGTGGGCGACATCGACAAGGGCGGGGTCTTCGCTTCCCTGGTGGGCACCCTGGAGCTCATCGCCCCCGAGGAGGCCGCCCTGGTGCGGGGCTTCGTCATCAACAAGTTCCGGGGGGACGCGAGCCTCCTGGAGCCCGCCTTTGCCGCCATCACGGCGCGCACCGGCAAGCCCTTCCTGGGCACGGTGCCGTACTTCCGGGACATCTTCCTCCAGGAGGAGGACGGCATCCACCGCGACGTGGTCCGGGCCCGGGCCGGCGGAGACCGGGTGCGGGTGGCGGTGGTGGTGCCCAACCGCATCAGCAACTTCACGGACTTCGACCCGTTCCTCGGAGAGCCTGGCGTGACCCTGGAGTTCGTACGTGCCGGCGAGCGCCTGGGGCGAGCGGACATCGTGATCCTGCCGGGGTCCAAGAACACGGTGGACGACCTGGAGGCCCTGCGGCGCTCGGGGCTCGCCGACGAGATCCTGGAAAACCGCCGCCGGGGCGCCATCGTGGTGGGGCTTTGCGGCGGCTACCAGATGCTGGGGCGGTGGGTGCGCGATCCCCACGGGGTGGAGAGCCTGCGGCGCGAGGCCCGGGGCCTGGAGCTCCTGGACGTGGAGACCGTGATGGAGAAGGAGAAGGTCACCGCCCAGGCCCAGGCCCGCGTGCTCCCCGGGGCCCTGCCCTGGTTCGAGGACGCCGAGCCCCTGACGGGCTACGAAATCCACATGGGACGTACGGTCCTTGGCGCCCGGTCTCGCCCCCTGCTGCGGGTGGAGCGGCGCGGCGACGAGCAGAGCCATGAAGACGGTGCCCTGAGCGCCGACGGCCGGGTCCTGGGCACGTACCTCCACGGCATCTTCGACAACGACGCCTTCCGCCGGGCCCTGCTCGATCTCTACCGGGAGCCGGCCGCCGCGGGCCCCTCTTTTGCCGCCCGAAAGGAGGAAGGCTACGACCGGCTCGCCGCCCTCCTGCGGGAGTGCGTCGACGTTGCGGCCCTCTATCGGATTCTGGAAGGCGGGCCGGAAGTGTAG
- a CDS encoding acyloxyacyl hydrolase gives MGALWRFAQSGRWSGYLDGLAGAVVHEEPMTDASLRFNFDLQAGMGAGYASGGGTLVRGGVRWHHLSNARVRGKPRNLGYDGPLLYVGVALPY, from the coding sequence GTGGGGGCGCTTTGGCGGTTCGCCCAGAGCGGGCGCTGGTCGGGGTACCTGGACGGGTTGGCCGGCGCGGTCGTCCACGAGGAGCCCATGACCGACGCGAGCCTGCGGTTCAATTTCGACCTGCAGGCAGGCATGGGCGCGGGCTACGCCTCGGGCGGGGGCACCCTGGTGCGGGGAGGCGTGCGCTGGCACCACCTCTCCAACGCCCGCGTCCGGGGCAAGCCCCGCAACCTGGGCTACGACGGGCCCCTTCTGTACGTGGGGGTCGCTCTGCCCTATTGA
- a CDS encoding universal stress protein, whose translation MLPKFQTILYATDLSEHSPEVFHYAMSLAQQYGGKIVIVHALEPLSPFAKSMVDLYVSKEQTEKLHASAVERVRETVRERLELFCNEELCTDPQGRDRVADIRILDGRPAEVILDEAARLQPDLIVMGSHGHTAVGEILLGTTAHRVMQRARVPVFLVRLRK comes from the coding sequence ATGCTCCCGAAGTTCCAGACGATCCTCTACGCCACCGACCTCTCGGAGCACTCCCCCGAGGTCTTCCACTACGCCATGAGCCTGGCCCAGCAGTACGGGGGCAAGATCGTGATCGTCCACGCCCTGGAGCCCTTGAGCCCGTTTGCCAAGAGCATGGTGGACCTCTATGTCTCGAAGGAGCAGACCGAGAAGCTCCACGCCAGCGCCGTGGAGCGGGTGCGGGAAACCGTGCGGGAGCGCCTCGAGCTCTTCTGCAACGAGGAGCTCTGCACCGACCCCCAGGGCCGCGACCGGGTAGCGGACATCCGCATCCTGGACGGCCGGCCCGCCGAGGTGATCCTGGACGAGGCGGCGCGCCTCCAGCCCGACCTCATCGTCATGGGCTCCCACGGGCACACCGCCGTGGGGGAGATCCTGCTGGGCACCACCGCCCACCGGGTGATGCAGCGGGCCCGGGTGCCGGTGTTCCTGGTGCGCCTGAGAAAGTAG
- a CDS encoding FAD-binding oxidoreductase, whose product MTYPRVTPEDIAYLKQAVGESHVSTGGSNLDLHSKDESYHEPHRPDVVVWPQKTEDVVAAVKLADRKGYAVTAWCAGTSLEGNPIPVKGGIVLDFTEMNRVLEVREKDLQVDVEVGIQYRELNNQLRHYGLFFPPDPGAWAAIGGMIGNNASGVRTVAYGATRDCILGMEVVMADGQLIKLGSRAIKSSSGYDLLRLMVGSEGTLGIVTRATLRLKGLPPEYLTVVATFPTVHDACEAVSDTIRYGLNPAALELMDDAVVAEINRDQKMALDEKPMLFLEFHNVNEAALASQYEMVEGVLQEHGALKIERGVGADERVRLWEVRHGALESIKRNHPGQMVLLVDTCVPISRYAEMVDTAKEVVAKEGATGFFWGHAGDGNLHLGLMYPAADAAAKAAVQRVNRAVVEHSMAIGGTCTGEHGIGVGKLPFVAAEHGPALEYMRRIKAALDPKGILNPGKMLPEK is encoded by the coding sequence ATGACCTACCCCCGCGTCACGCCCGAAGACATCGCCTACCTGAAGCAGGCCGTCGGCGAGTCCCACGTCTCCACCGGCGGGTCGAACCTCGACCTCCACTCCAAGGACGAGAGCTACCACGAGCCCCACCGGCCCGACGTGGTGGTGTGGCCCCAGAAGACCGAGGACGTGGTTGCGGCCGTGAAGCTGGCGGACCGGAAGGGCTACGCCGTAACCGCCTGGTGTGCCGGGACGAGCCTGGAGGGAAATCCCATCCCCGTGAAGGGGGGCATCGTGCTGGACTTCACCGAGATGAACCGGGTGCTCGAGGTGCGGGAGAAGGACCTCCAGGTGGACGTGGAGGTGGGCATCCAGTACCGGGAGCTCAACAACCAGCTCCGGCACTACGGGCTCTTCTTCCCCCCGGACCCGGGGGCCTGGGCGGCCATCGGCGGGATGATCGGGAACAACGCCTCCGGCGTGCGCACCGTGGCCTACGGAGCCACCCGGGACTGCATCCTGGGCATGGAGGTGGTGATGGCCGACGGGCAGCTCATCAAGCTCGGGAGCCGTGCCATCAAGAGCTCGTCGGGGTACGACCTCCTGCGCCTGATGGTGGGGAGCGAGGGAACCCTGGGCATCGTCACCAGGGCCACCCTGCGCCTCAAGGGGCTGCCGCCGGAGTACCTGACGGTGGTCGCCACCTTTCCGACAGTCCACGACGCCTGCGAGGCGGTGAGCGACACGATCCGCTATGGCCTGAACCCGGCGGCGCTGGAGCTCATGGACGACGCGGTGGTGGCCGAGATCAACCGGGACCAGAAGATGGCCCTGGACGAAAAGCCCATGCTCTTCCTCGAGTTCCACAACGTGAACGAGGCGGCGCTCGCCAGCCAGTACGAGATGGTGGAGGGGGTCCTCCAGGAGCACGGGGCGCTCAAGATCGAGCGTGGGGTCGGCGCCGACGAGCGGGTGCGGCTGTGGGAGGTGCGTCACGGGGCCCTGGAATCGATCAAGCGAAATCACCCGGGGCAGATGGTGCTGCTGGTCGACACCTGCGTGCCGATCAGCCGCTACGCCGAGATGGTGGACACGGCCAAGGAGGTCGTGGCAAAAGAGGGGGCGACGGGATTCTTCTGGGGTCACGCCGGTGACGGCAACCTCCACCTGGGACTCATGTACCCGGCGGCCGACGCCGCGGCCAAGGCGGCGGTGCAGCGGGTGAACCGGGCGGTGGTGGAGCACAGCATGGCCATCGGGGGCACCTGCACGGGCGAGCACGGCATCGGGGTGGGCAAGCTGCCGTTCGTGGCGGCCGAGCACGGCCCGGCGCTGGAGTACATGCGCCGCATCAAGGCGGCGTTGGATCCCAAGGGCATCCTCAACCCGGGGAAGATGCTCCCCGAGAAGTGA